The following are encoded in a window of Cervus canadensis isolate Bull #8, Minnesota chromosome 11, ASM1932006v1, whole genome shotgun sequence genomic DNA:
- the LOC122450491 gene encoding olfactory receptor 5F1-like — translation MARNNCTLLTEFILLGLADTLELQTILFFLFLVIYTLTVVGNIGMILLIRTDSRLHTPMYFFLAILSFADVGYSSTITPKMLVVFLTEKKTISFAGCFLQMYFFIAFATIERILFGLMAYDRYVAICNPLLYPLIMSRTVCLKMAAGAFTAGLVNSMVHTSYVSSLPFCSSNVIHHFFCDTPPIFKLSCSDTRLYESILSTFAGVNIVGTLLVILTSYCYILFSIFHVHAGAGRRKAFSTCVSHLTAIILFYSTCIYTYLRPTSSYSLNQDKMASVFYTVVIPMLNPLIYSLRNSEVKKALWNAITRKRVPLFLGLFG, via the coding sequence ATGGCCAGAAATAATTGTACTTTGCTGACAGAGTTCATCctgttgggattagcagacacatTGGAGCTACAGactatccttttttttctttttctggtgatTTACACACTTACAGTTGTGGGAAATATTGGAATGATCCTTTTAATCAGGACTGATTCTCGACTTCACACACCTATGTATTTCTTCCTGGCAATCCTGTCTTTTGCAGATGTTGGTTATTCATCCACCATCACTCCAAAGATGCTGGTAGTCTTTttaacagagaagaaaaccatCTCCTTTGCTGGTTGCTTCCTGCAGATGTACTTCTTTATAGCCTTTGCCACAATTGAACGCATCCTTTTTGGGTtaatggcctatgaccgctatgtggccatatGCAACCCTCTCCTTTACCCCTTGATCATGTCCAGGACGGTCTGCCTGAAAATGGCCGCAGGGGCTTTTACAGCGGGCCTGGTGAACTCCATGGTTCACACAAGTTACGTGAGCAGCTTGCCATTCTGCAGTTCCAATGTCATCcatcacttcttctgtgacaCCCCTCCAATTTTTAAGCTCTCCTGTTCTGACACACGCCTGTATGAAAGCATCTTGTCCACGTTTGCTGGTGTGAATATAGTTGGGACCCTGCTGGTGATCCTCACCTCCTACTGCtacattctcttctccatcttccaTGTACATGCAGGGGCGGGGAGGCGCAAAGCGTTCTCCACTTGTGTGTCTCACCTGACAGCCATCATCCTGTTCTATTCCACCTGCATCTACACTTATCTGAGACCTACTTCCAGCTACTCTTTGAATCAGGACAAAATGGCTTCTGTGTTCTACACAGTGGTGATCCCCATGTTGAATCCTCTGATCTACAGCCTTCGGAACAGTGAAGTGAAGAAGGCTTTATGGAATGCAATTACTAGGAAAAGGGTCCCTTTATTTCTGGGGttgtttggttaa